A part of Aegilops tauschii subsp. strangulata cultivar AL8/78 chromosome 2, Aet v6.0, whole genome shotgun sequence genomic DNA contains:
- the LOC123497255 gene encoding F-box protein At3g07870-like: MLIMDSEEAGSKKERNEEYSINCLPRELIERIFFRLPVSTLLVCIGVCTRWKNLIRDPNFVTSHLKHASHYSLIFFQQDYVAGKHYPSDAILIDKAWSQSTYAVPTIDPDDFLCGSCNGIICLYTKTSTIKIANLATGECLHLEKPIKNLSGDQFLFYSFGFHPLTREYKITHLGDYVEGRPENGDKFTIIQVYRLGDEKWKDIRTPEALSLSCVKNSGLINVGGTMYWLTNDMATNWKHVVMCFDLGEEAFARIELPTSVLENSVYGGPRRYRIREIDGKICIATAQTWHKVIYGKLQIWTLDNKVEQSWSQKYNMLGNVVISKNFLCARKIMVMHSNERGECVHVPS, translated from the coding sequence ATGCTTATTATGGATTCTGAGGAAGCTGGTTCAAAGAAGGAAAGGAATGAGGAATATTCCATAAACTGTCTCCCAAGAGAGCTCATCGAGCGGATATTTTTTCGGCTTCCGGTGAGCACTTTATTGGTGTGTATTGGAGTTTGTACGCGCTGGAAAAACTTGATCCGGGATCCCAATTTTGTCACATCACACCTGAAGCATGCATCCCATTATTCCCTCATATTCTTCCAACAAGATTATGTTGCAGGAAAACATTACCCGAGTGATGCTATTCTAATTGATAAAGCTTGGTCACAATCAACATATGCAGTGCCAACCATTGACCCTGATGATTTCCTCTGTGGTTCATGTAATGGGATTATTTGCTTATACACAAAGACATCAACAATCAAGATAGCTAACCTTGCAACTGGCGAATGTCTGCATCTTGAGAAACCTATAAAGAATTTGAGTGGCGACCAATTCTTGTTCTATAGTTTTGGGTTTCACCCTTTGACAAGAGAATACAAAATTACACACTTGGGTGACTATGTTGAGGGCCGTCCCGAGAATGGAGACAAATTCACCATCATTCAAGTTTACAGGCTTGGTGATGAGAAATGGAAAGACATCAGAACCCCAGAAGCCTTAAGCTTGAGTTGCGTCAAAAACTCTGGACTAATCAATGTTGGCGGAACAATGTATTGGTTAACTAATGATATGGCAACTAACTGGAAGCATGTTGTTATGTGCTTTGATCTCGGCGAAGAAGCTTTTGCACGGATAGAACTGCCAACATCCGTACTTGAAAATAGTGTTTATGGTGGTCCCCGTAGGTACAGGATCAGAGAGATAGATGGGAAAATATGTATAGCAACCGCTCAAACCTGGCACAAAGTTATTTATGGTAAGCTGCAGATCTGGACACTTGACAACAAGGTCGAGCAAAGTTGGAGCCAGAAGTAcaatatgttggggaacgtagtgatttcaaaaaatttcctatgcgcacgcaagatcatggtgatgcatagcaacgagaggggagagtgtgtccacgtaccctcgtag